AATCTAGTGATTGGGTCTTATGGAGTAAATGATGTAAGATCATGGACCCTGCCTTAGAACAATGGTTTGATCCCTTATTAAATGTGTTATGGGAGGCATATAAGAGTTTTTGATTATGTGAATTATCGAAGGAAATCTAAATGTGGACTTGTGCTTTGTTCAGGAGGTGATAGAACGTGATGCCTTGACTCTCGTGCTAAGGTGCATTAGCGTGGGTTCCAGGTGAGTGACTTCAATATATGTGATATTAGTGATTACCTTGCTTTTGTAATTATTACTCTGTGAGGGTGTGACTTAGttttataaatatatttctATTGAATTATTATGTTAATACCTAGTTTTGATTTAAGATTATGGAATGAGATTTGattattacattttgaaatATGATGTAAATTGTTTGATTGGCatgatgtgatgaaatgtgagggctagtGGTGGGTCATTAACCCATTGGGGATTTGCTGTTTTGATATTGTTTCATTTACGATTCGTTGATCCATTCTAAAAGTTAGTATTTATGCCTTACTTCTCTTAGTTGAGCTTTTGTAAATGAAGTAACTTGTGCTGGTCTCAGTTCTTTGAACCGTTGTACATTATGGGTGTTGGCttaccatgattctgttgagtgatggtccggaatcgtacCCATTCGGATTCCGTTGAgagatggtccggaatccctcatactccgcgattccgttgagtgatggtccggaatcgtaaCCATTCGGATTCCGTTGAGAGATGGTCCGAAATCCCTCTTACCCCGCGatcccgttgagtgatggtccgggattGTATCCACCTTGGTTCCTTGAGTTTGGGTTGAGATAGTTGCAAAGGTGTAGGCTTTGGATAAACTGTGTCACCCTAATTTtactttcattgtgtgtatgtgaaAATGGGTGTGAGATGTGATAGTTGTTTCAAATGAACTTTTGGATGTCCGGGTGACtcctttggagtttcaaaggtTTGGTATTGATTGTTATCAAGGAATTACATTCAATgtttataaattatgtttgatgGATGATTTTTAATAATTGTCTCTCATACTTggtattattgtcactcacacaAACTACGCAGCTTATATTGTGTGGATGGTTGCCGATGTACCATTTCGATGGTGTAGGCACTGAACTTACAGGTGACAGGTTGAGTGGACTTCGAGACGGTCATAGGTGGGGGTAGCAGTGTGGTATCAGAGACTTGGAGCGTTAGGTTACCCTTGATTCACtcttgtactttttattttgggaCTTTCTTTTGAGCATCTTGAACTTGTTTTTGGTCTGGCGAAGGTTGTACTTCTTTTTGGAATGTACATATTTGTAAATATCAAGTGGTGAACTTAGTTATCTTCATATTAATTTGGGTTATCATTTAAAGTATTTCCTTCAGTCGCTCATACCGTATTCAACGAACGTTATTTTCCTTGTCACGTATCGATTCTCGACGTATGTTGGGATCGGAGCGTGACAGAGGGCTAAAGGGTCATAGGGTTCGTTTTAgccttgtcacaaaaaaccgtctccaactaagggccaaagggctatagtatggaatgtgaagaattgaaataaaatgagataagaTAATATGGAATAGTGAgaaatatgtgagaaatggtgtagaaaaaaattagaaatataaaaaaataaaaaataaaaaatgtcaaaaaaaaaagggttgttgggcataaaaacaaaaagtgggctgggaccataaaaaaaaaaaaacctaagcctTAAACCCTAAAGCGAGCTGGGCAatgaacaagaacaaaaaaaaaaaaaaaaaaaaaaaaagggctggGCTAatggaaaagaacaaaaaaaaaaattgaaattggggcTGGCTAGCAAGTGGCCAGACAGTTAACCCATTGGCCCTTTTAGATTATGTGGGCTCACGAGCcttctggcctagccctcggttggagacggttttcgggcatttttcggccctctggacccttcaataagccatctccaaccaaaggagggccagagggcttgttttagccctctagtcctccaagaaattaatattttaatgaacagtgcaatgccatatttcttaccatctccaactgaggggcCAGAGAGCCATATGCCAGACATGGCTCtgtgacaaaaaatcatctccaaccgagggctaaagggctatagtatggaatgtgaagaattgaaataaaataaggtaagatagtatggaatggtgaaaaatatgtgagaaatggtgtaggaaaaaattagaacttaaaaaaaaaaaagtaaataaataaaagtgggTTGGCCTGATTGGCTGGTTTTGGCCTATGGGGCCCACAAGCCTTTTGGCttaaccctcggttggagacggttttcgggctatttttggCATCTGGCCCTCTGGACCTTTCGGTTGGAGACAGCCCAAGTAACTGTGCTAGCTACTCCTCATATTCCCAATTTGTTTTATGGTAGAAACTtaacttttttcatggtatcagaggaGGTTGTCCTGCTTGTGATGCCCAACAGCCACACTTACTCCACGTCACCTgatttgtgttgttcacgtaccAAACTTAAAAATTTGCTCCCTGTCAAGCCGCGCGTTGAGTATCAATCCAATATCGGAGAAATTAGGGACATTGCACCTTGCATATACTTATAAATAACTGGACTACTcctcatattaccaattaattttacGATGGAACCTCAAATTTTTTGAGCACCTCTCTTAGTTGGCGCCTATagttttacacttttttttttttgtcagatagtttttaatttaagtaaaaaCAAATTTGCTTAGGAATATTTGTTCGAAGATAGTTCGTAATTTGTTTATGTATTGTCATTTGAAGATAGGTCCCTTATGTCATGCGGGACACTCTTTTCCCTTCGACCGGGTTTAAAGCTCCAGCAAGATTTATCGAGGCTCATTATGCACACTATCCTCAGTTTGTACGTGTTCTGATTTCACtgcaatgaatatcgtacttctctttaaaaataaaacaaataaaaaaaataaaaataaaaaaaataaaaaacactccAAATTAAATGAGCtaccaaaaaaatgaattcaTGGTCCAAGCCAAACTCAAATCTTCAAGTTTTTGCATTTCCTGAAAATCAGCcatcataaccaacattaccCACCAAGCCTTTAAATATTAATTCCGACCTTGACCACCCAACCCTTAATTAATTGCtccatattataataatttcaaagATTAATCAATACccacaaattattaatttaaggACCAAAGCTTCACCTGTATCAAAATTTaaggaccattgctctaattttTCCTAGCTATATATATAGAATATTAACTTTCTCCATAGTATATATCATAGCATGTTGGTCATTTTTTGAAGCCCAACTACAACATATGCTCTATGTCATTGCCCAATAAATGTTGTTCACTTATTTGACATGAGTGTCATCATATGTACACGTAACAAGGTGTTTGACAATGTGAAGTGTTGTCTCACATCGTAAACTAAGTAATGAAATTTTACAGGGTTTATAAAGAGTTAGGTCACCGGCCACTCCCCATAGGGAGACactcttaataataatatacaATGTCAGCGTAATCTTATGTATAATGATATAGTATCCGTCATAACTCATAATTCATAAACTTGACCTACGTATGTAGTACGTACTCTGAGTTGGGTGTTAGTTAGCTAGGGTTTTTAAGGAGGAAGACAAACGAACCCGGGATTGTTCGAGTtggtttttcttctttgttagcaaaaaatcaaattttcaataattCTTTGCCGACTAATTACATCCTGAGAATTGGATTCAAATAGTACATCAGGCATGCATTCGGGTGCAGTTTTTGTTTTGGGGTACTGATGGAATATACAACGCATGCACTGGTTCAAACACGTGGTTATGCAAACAAACACAAGGAACTCACGAGTTCCATTGAGCAGTAGAAGATTAGATCTGCGTTTTAATCCTGAACGGCTTAATTAGCTTTGGATTTTACTGAAATACAAGCATGCTTTCACTTGATcagttttcttttatatttctgGCCTATAAAGCGTTTTACCAGCAAATAAAACGTTTCTTctccataaaattaaaaaccagcTGCCACAGATCATATAACGCTCTCTCAACTGGAAActagttgttgttttgtttatatGATTTTTTCGAAAATGCCCCccaattcaaactccacaatctaCATGAAAAATCTTTTGAACCccaaaattaaacttaaaaaataaagaattaaattataattacACTATCCATCTACATACGGAGTTTGCTAGATTTCGGTCATTGTGGAGATTTTTATTAGTTGTTTGTGCAACTTTTATTTGCTTTAGTTTTGCCTTTTTCGAATTGTTTCACACAAGTGATATCTAGGGTTGTTGGAGTTTTGAGCTCCTTTAGTCCCACGTCGGGGAACTCAAGTTCCCTAGAGGTCTTTATATTAGGTTAGTCACCTTTGTTGGTGATTAGGTATTGGATCATTTGGAATGAGAATTGAGGTTTGAGCCACTAATTTTGTGAAATTGGACTTGTGATAATTATaccataatattaatataatatcaatattatgatattaattaatcaagacaagggccttggcctcctatgaagttaaaattaatcagaGTCAAAGGTATTTGAAAATGTATGAAATAGCCTATATAACTGAAGACTCTCAGTTTCATCGATATcatctttttcctttctatcTCTCCCTTacaaaacctttttcctttctatCTCTCCCTTACAAAACCTtacagagagtaaacacacaaagtaATTCGCCAGAATTCTATAATCCAGGGTTCTAGAATTaaatagttgtatcctggtcgagcagacgtcatagaaccacaagcacaagagtgggacggaaatactaTTAAAAGGACATAGTTTTTGCACTAGCCTCTATCTGTGTAAATCAAGTTAGTACCATTTTAATTCTTAtatttatttctgttatttcattctgtattgcaagtatttttcgGTAATAAAGATTtagaatttcaatttttgttatttttattcatttctgAATTGTTCTTGAACAAGGGTTTGAGACTTCATATCCAATAATGAATGCTCAACAGAGCTAGCTAAGAGCTCTGTTAGAAATGCGGTAAAATAAGAAGCAAAATATTATgaaaccaaaaccctaaaagaaACACAGGTTATTAATGGTATTTGCAATGTCCTCGATTAGTTGGCGCCTGTGGTTGTTACATAGTTTTCAACctgtttttcttttggtctGACATAGTTTTCACTTTTAAGTAAAAACTAGCtgtttaaggaaaaaaaaaaaagaagtaactCTTAAAACCATCTTCAATTGTTGggctaaaaaccaaattttttagtccgaaaaatttaacttttagctcagaagtagtttttttgctccaaccgttctaacctaaaattttagctcggaattattaaagaatgaacttagactacttttttttttgttaaattaaatttttttttaaaaaaaataaatatgtagaccatcgtaatttaattttataaacattttaatctaaaaaaatttaaattctgataaatattgggtgaagtccactccgatttctgggctaaattttggggggaatttggcattggtttagcatttagcatttagtccaaaatttccccttgggttggagtgtgtttggggggaaattttgggaggtaatttgacttttagcccatcACTGGAGTTGGTCTAAGGAGGAGAAAAAATCTTGACTGCACCTATACACGTAAAATGAGCCACTAAAAAGCAGCCGGCGACTCCCTATAAAAAGAGGATGCAGTTCATGCTCCAAGTCACACTCAAATCTTCAAGTCTTCTGCATATCCAAGCTAAATAGTATATATAATCAAATATTTGCCTTGTTTTTGTGTCCCAAAAGAAAATGGAGATGAAATTGGTGATCCTTTTGGGGCCGATGATGGTTATGGTTCTGAACCATGCAAGTCCTGCCAATGGCGACATCACATGCCAACAGGCCTTGATGGATTTGATGCCATGTAAGGAATACTTGACCGGGTCTGGCCCCGGGACTCCTCCGATTACATGTTGCAGTGGTGTGCAAACCGTTTATACTGCGGCTAGCACCAGAGAGTGTCGGAGGAACCTCTGTGAATGCTTCAAGAAAGCAGCTGCTGGCATGCCGATCAACCCTGACAGACTCAAGCAGCTTCCTGATTTCTGCCGTGTGTACCTTCCCGTTCCTCTCGACCCCAAAATTGATTGCGAATCGTAAGCTCtgtctcaacttttttttttttatttgagttgctattgacacttaaaacgaaaaaaaccaaaacaataacCTCTCAATTCGTGTCGTGTATCTAAAGGGCATCGAGCAAAAACCCAAGCTGCCATCTTACATAGTTTTCATCATAAAAGGTTTGTATTCAAATTTAATATACGATAAACCTACATAATTTATGAATTTGCGAACTTACAACTTTGCAAGACGACACAAATTACTCCCCAACAAAACATGAAATAAAATGCCATTTTTCTCCACTCCCTCCCGCGGTTGACAATTTCCCTTCACACCAACTGACTAATCCAAATACCAAATTCCAGTTTTGAACCACGCAGAATGGCAGCGGCGACTCTGTCTTCGCCGGTGTTTGCAATCTCcgcctcctcctcttcttcttcttcttcgtctctcAGAGCAAGGAGGAGCTTCAAGACTTCAGCTTTTTCATCCCGGAATCGTTTTCCATACAATCCCATTTCCGCTCGTCCGTCGATTCCCAGGTATGTTAATTTTCCACCACTTCAAACGTCGAAAAATGGGATctttaattttgggttttttttggtattttatgtTCTGAATTTCTGAAGTTTTGTTGTCTGTGCTTCATGGGATCTGTGAACTGGATTCTAAATTCCAATTTGTGGGCTTTTTATTCACTCGATAACAAAAATTGTGTAGAGTTCGAGCAACTATGCTGCAAGAAGATGAAGAGAAGGTGGTAGTGGAGGAGTCCTTTGAGTTCAAGGCTTCTACCTTTGATGAATTGAAAGCTAGCAGCGGGAATCTCTCTGAGAGTTCGTCTTCAAGTGTGAACAATCCTTCAACATCTTCCTTACGGTAAATCTTTACTCATTGTCAAATTAATCGTTTTGCTTTGCTTGCCTAATTCCAATGTCATTGTCGAAGAGATGTTAATCATTTTTGTTGATTGTTTGGGGGTTATGCTTATGAGCTTTTGTTTCTGGCAGTTGTTATTGATGTTTAGATTTTAATTCCGTTCTACTACCATTCTAGGATACAGTCATAAAGGTACTTGATACTGTGTACTGCGACCGAGATTATGCAAGGTTCTTTGTACTGGAAACTATTGCAAGGGTTCCTTACTTCGGTGAGTGCTAAACTTTGtttattaataattttgaattttctgcaGTTCTCTAAAATAGTATGTGTAATGAGATGCAGAGAACTTCCTTTTCAAGCAAGAGGAAATCTTGAAATGAGCGAGGACAAGTTATCAATTCATTTGGTGGCATTTTATGTCAAGAAATGTACATCCAATCATGCATGTCCTGACATACAACATAAATTGGCCCTATTTTCTGTTAGAATTATGATTCATATGACATACAGAGCTGTCTTTGCATTATCAtgttttggaggtcaagatgatAGCGATGATTTCATGGAAGGATGTGCCTATAtgttccttttaattttctctcAAATTGTGCGTATAACCTGTTTAGGAACATGTTCTTGTGTGCTTCTTTTCCCAATTAATTGTCAACTCCCAGAGTCCCAGTTGCAAGTTATAAGTCGTGTCCTTGTGGTATATCTGTGGCAGCTTTTATGTCTGTTCTGCACATGTATGAAAGTTTGGGTTGGTGGAGAAGGGCAGATTATCTGAAGGTGCATTTTGCTGAGAGCTGGAATGAGATGCACTATCTGCTTATCATGGAAGTAAGGATCTTCTATCTGTAATATCATCTACATGGTTTGCTTGATTTAACAATAGAATATGGATCTAATGCAGGAATTGGGGGGAAATGCTTGGTGGTTTGACCGCTTTCTTGCTCAGCACATTGCAGTCTTCTATTATTCAATGACAGCCTTTATGTATAAGCCCAAGGATGGCTTGTAAGTATgagtttctaatttttaatgtacTATAATTCCTCTGCTTTATCGTCTCTCTTGCCTCCCAGTGTCGTGTTTGCTGCATTATCCTTAATGGTTACTAACTTAGAAGAAAATCGTCCATTGAAATCAATATCAAGCCATTTTTAGGAGTAGACACATTTGGTCagaattttgttttcttaaaatCCCTTCCTAAATTTAACAACAGTTGCATTAAGAGGTCTTCTGTTTAAGTTTGTAAGTTCATCTTGAAATGACACTATAGAAATAGGTGATCGGAGAACTATCCTGCATCCTtaaatgtgtgtttatttattttgttcaatgCTAGTGCAGATCGCTTCTCTGAACGTGTAGAGAgccatgcatattcaacctatgACAAGGTTATCAAGGCCCGAGgaggtatgatttagagtttttcAGGACTTGATGCCTTAAAACCAAGAATTACAAAAAGGTGTTTGTTGGATCACATCGAATATTCTAAGCATTCAACATCCAAGTGATGATCTTAATTGATCAGTTGTACAATGCACCATCTTACACTTACCTCAAATACAAATTCACTTATCTTGACATGGTATTTTCTTCTGTTGTAAAGGATTTGAAAAAGATGCCTGCTCCTGAGGTTGCTGTGAAATACTACACTAGTGGTGACATGTACTTATTTGGTAAGCTTTGTCTATTTTTCAGTCTTTGTTTGTGTCCCGAAGGGTAATAATCGAAGAATTAACAATCCCCCCGaattttatgcatatgaatttcAAACTTCAAGACCTCCCAATTCTCGGAGGCCAAAAATAGGTAAGTCTTCAGTTCTGATTTTTTTATGGCAGTTCATAGATTGACATGCTAGGAGTTTGATCATTTTTTATACTTCGTGTTAGTTTCTGTCCTAAAATAGTCTCGCTCAGCTTTGTACAGTAACTGTTAACATTAGCGGgaataagttcataatgattgtGCACATATATGACCTAGTTTGTACTAataatgtttcttttttcataGAATTTGTACGACACGTTTCTGAACATAAGAGACGATGAAGCTGAACACTGTAAGACGATGAAGGCCTGCCAGACTCATGGGAACCTCTTGTCTCCTCACGCACGCACAGAAGACTCCTTAGAAGATGAATCTGCCTGCGTTGTTCCTCAAACAGATTGTGAAGGTATTATGGATTGCATAAAGACATCCATCGCAACAATGCCAGCAAAGAGATGGTTACTCGACAGAAGAGAAGAACAGGAAAATTAGGAATTAGGGAATGGTGaaggaaattaatttttatacagAAGAATGATCATATAGTATAGATCTAATTACTGAAGAAGTATTTGGTTATTGAATGAAGACTGCTTTTCTAGTTTTCTCTTGACATTGAGGAAGAAGACGACGTGGTTGTTTCTACTTTCCAATTTCTTTGACAACCGTACCTAGGAGGGAAGGAACATTCCATGCATGGAATGATAGAATAGAACAACTGACAG
This genomic stretch from Pyrus communis chromosome 2, drPyrComm1.1, whole genome shotgun sequence harbors:
- the LOC137727025 gene encoding non-specific lipid-transfer protein 1-like translates to MEMKLVILLGPMMVMVLNHASPANGDITCQQALMDLMPCKEYLTGSGPGTPPITCCSGVQTVYTAASTRECRRNLCECFKKAAAGMPINPDRLKQLPDFCRVYLPVPLDPKIDCES